The Fibrobacter sp. UWB5 DNA segment TTCTGTACTTGCTCAAAATCTTGACGCGGGTCTCGTGACCCACACCTGGCATCTTGAGCCATTCGACTTCCAAGTCCTTTTTGCGCTTGCTGCGTTGGTAGGTGATGGCGAATCGGTGCGCCTCGTCGCGGGCATTCTGCAAAAGCTTTAGTGCAGGGCTGGTGCGGTGCAGCACGATGCTCTTGCGGTCGTCGGGGAACACGATTTCTTCGAGACGCTTGGCGAGGCCGATGAGCGGTAAATCTTGGTCGTGGCCGAGCTCCTTCAGAATCTGCATGGTGGCGTCTACCTGGCCTTTACCGCCGTCGCATACCCACAAGTCGGGCATGGGTACGCCCTCGTTTTCGAGCCTGCGAATACGGCGGGTCATCACTTCGCGCATGCTGGCGAAGTCGTCGACTCCTTCCACTGTCTTGATGATAAACTTGCGGTAGTTGGCTTTGTCGGGGCGCCCGTTCTTGAAGGCCACAAGGCTAGCTACGGTGTTCGTGCCCGAAAGGTGAGAAATATCCACGCACTCGATGCGGAACGGCGTCTTTTTGAGTCCGAGAACTTTTTGCAGTTCGAATACGCTCTGGTCGATTTCGCTGTACTTTTGCACTTCGGCGCGCATTTCCACGAGAATCATGTCGGCATTGGCGCCAGCTAGTTTCAAGAATCCGAGCTTTTCGCCGCGCTGGGGGCTTGAAAAACGCACCTTTCTTCCGGCTTTTTCCGAAAGTGCCTGTTCCAGAATCTCGCGGTCTTCCGGGAGCACGATGTCGGTTGCGATTTCGGCAGGAATCAGGGGCGCCTCCATATACCAAGGAAGCACCATCTGCCTGAATATTTCGGTCTCGTCGTCTTCGAGTTTGCATTCCAGCCGGTAATGCCTGCGCCCCATGAGCACGCCCTTGCGGTATTCCAAAATCACGGCCGCGGCCATGTCGCCATTACGGCGGAGCGTTACCACGTCCAGTGACAAGTTCGGGTCGCTGGTATCGGTCTTCTGGTGCGTGCCGGAAGCCTGCAATGCCTGGATTGCATCGCGCTTTTTCATGGCGGTTTCAAAATCCAGGTTGGCACTCGCTTCTTCCATCTCGCGCTGCCATTTGTCAATCAAGTCGTCGCGTTTGCCTTCGAGCATCAGGCGCGTACTTTCTACATCCTTGGCGTACTCTTCTTGCGTAATGAGCCCGGCACAGGGGGCGCTGCAACGCCCGATATGGTAGTTGAGGCAGGGGCGCACGGGGTGCTTGGCCGGCAGTTCCATGGAACATTCGCGAATTTTGAACAGCCTTGCCGATATGTCGATGAGCTTGTCGATGTATCGCGAACCCATGTACGGGCCGTAATACTGGCGACCGTCCTTCTTGACCGAGCGCGAAAGCGATAGCCTCGGGAACGGTTCCTTGACCGAGAACGCCAGGTACGGAAAGTGCTTGTCGTCCTTCAGGAGCACGTTGTACTTGGGCGTGTGCTTTCGGATCAGGTTTGCTTCTAGAATCAGCGCCTCTTCTTCGCTTTCGGTAATAATCCACTCGATGTCGCGAATGTGGGGGAGCATCAGCGTGGCCGCACGGTGGCCGTTGTGCTCGGAGCCGTCGAAGTAACTGCGGACGCGGTTCTTTAGAACTTTAGCCTTTCCGATGTAAATGATTTTCCCTTGGGCGTTCTTCATGATGTAAACGCCCGGCCGGTCCGGCAATTCCGTCAGTCGCCGCTGTATATGTTCATTTACAGAAATCATTTGTTTTTTGTGAAAAAATTTAGTTATCTTAATAATGTTAAAGTTCTAAAACTCATTAGACGGAGCAAAAATGAATTTAGAAAAAATGAGTGTTTTATCTCAAAAAATCGAGGGTGTGCTGGGCACGGTCCGTACCCTCAAAGAAGAAAATGCAAAAATCAAACGCGAATTGTCGCAGGCTGTGGCCATGGCGCAGGACAAGACCCTGTTGCTTGAATCGGCCAAGCACGACCTGGCAGACTGCAAGGCCGCCCTTGACGCCCGCGCCAACCAGGCAAACGCGCAGCAGGAAATGCTGAATCAGAAAGATGCCGAAATCGCAAAGTTTGTCGACCGTGTCACGGTCTTTGGACAGCAGCTTGTCGAAAAGGACGGCTGTATTGAAAGCCTGAACGACAAGATCCGCGAACTGACCGAAAAGTCCGACTTGCTGACCGGCCAGGTGAACGAAAAGGCGGAACTCCTGGGCGCCCTCAATACCCAGGTGGCCGAAAAGGATGCGACTATCGCAAGCCTCATGGAACAGCTTTCCGAAAAGAACGCCCTTGTAGACAGCCTGAACGAACAGCTGCAGGCCCAGAACGAAGAAATTGCCGAAGCCCAGGAAAAGTTCAACCAGTTGGTGGCAACCATCGAAAACGAACTGGGTACAGACATTGCTATCGACCAGGATGAATCTGCCGAACAGCCCGCAGAAGAATCTGTCGAAGAAACTGCAGAAGAAGCCCCGGAAGAACCTGCTGAAGAATCCGCAGAACAGGCCGACGCTGCAGATGATCTGGTGCTTGAAGAAGTGCCTACCGAAGAATCTGCGGAAGAAGAAGTGGCTCAGGAACCCGAAGACGATGTTCCGACTATCGAAGTTCATGGGGCCGACGAGAACGACAACGATCTGTTCGCGAGCAAGCAGGAGGGCTCGCAGACAAATTTTTTCGGATAAGGATGCTGATGGACGATGATCCATTCGGCGTAGGGATTAAATAATGGCTAGCATCGAACCTTTGAAATCGGTAACTATTACCGTTGCCCAGGAATCCATTCAGATTCGCACCGACTTGCCCGATGCGGAATTGAATGACATCGTGGAAAATATCAACCAGCGTTTTGAACGCTCGGCAAAGTTCCAGATGGACAACCGTAAGCGCATGGCATTGCTTACCGTGGAGCTTATGTCCGAAATCATGGAACTCCGCAAGCAACTGGGTCGCGCTAAAAACTATTATGACCAGATGGAAAAGGAAGTCCAGAACCTGACGCTCCTCTTGGACGAAGGCGTGGACAATATCGAACAGCTTTAACAAGTCTTACAAATTAAAAGAAAACCCGAGCGCTCGCCCGGGTTTTTCGTTTGTTAAAGGTTTAGGTTTATTCGACGTCGGCGCCTTCGACGCAGCGCACGTTGTAGGCACGGGGACCTTCGCTGGACTGGAATGCCTTTTCGACATCTTCGCCGGAATAGGCCTTGATTCTCCAAGAGGTGTTGCTACCGTTTTGGATAATCCAGATGTAGCCTTGTCCGTCGTTCAGGCCGAATTCCGAGACCTTGCCCTCTTCGTCGAGCTTGAATCTTCCGCCAATGACCCACCAGCTATCGGGCTGGGCTGCGGCTGCGGCGGTGACTTCGTCTGCGGTCGGGAGACGCCAGCCCATGGGGCAGACTCTCTGTGCAACGCCGTAAGTGTAGTACACGCTCTTGTTCTTGGCGCATACGTCGTTGCCTTCCTTGTCTTCGCAGAAACTTCCGTTTTCGGTCTTGTACCTCAGGTTTTCAGCCATCCAGCGGACGCCAGCGACCGTTTCCAGTTTATAGGATTGGTTGTCGCGCATATCCGTCATGGTGTTGCCGCTGATGGTCGGCGGAACCTTTGCTTCTTCGGACATGCCGATGTCGATGCTGAGAGCAGACGACGAGGACTGGAGATCCGGGTTGGAAGTCATTCCGGCATACTTGGTTTCGCACTCCTGGCTCCAGCAGAAAACGCCACTGCTGTAGTTCGGGGTTTCGATCTTGCTCAAGTCAATGTCTTGCTTGACGATGGAATCACGGGTAATTGTTACCGTGCCGGGTTTTCCATCGCTGGACGACGGCGTCGGGTCCGAATTGCCATTAATAGAGGAAGAGCTTGTTGCAGGAGCTTCCGTTAATGATGAAGAAGATGACGCGACCGGAGATTCTTTTGCAGAAGAAATAGCAGGCTCTTCAGCAATAGGTCCGTTCGGGGTCAAGATATCATTGTCGGAACACCCCCAGAATAAGCACACCACACCCACACATCCCAAAAATGTAGTGATCTTTTTCATGCCTGTAAATATAGTTTACATTTTGGGACTTAACGAGAAAAAAGAAATTTACTATGTTTTAACTCACTATGTCGAACGTTGAAATCTTTGATACTACTTTTGCAATGACCATCCTTGTGGTCCTTGCACTCGTTGTTCCCACGGCCCTTTTGGTGGCAAACTGGTTCCTGCACCCCGGGAAAATCAAGGGGACCTCGATCAAAGGTACGTCCTACGAATGCGGTGTCGCGCATGTTTCCGGTACTTCGGGTGAACGATATCCCGTAAAGTATTACATGGTCGCCATGTTGTTCCTGGTCTTTGACCTCGAAGTGGCGTTCCTCTACCCCTGGACCGTTCAGTTCCTCAAGGGCGGCTGGGACTTGCTGTTCGTGTTGCTCGGATTCCTCGTGATTCTTGAAGCAGGCTATATCTACCTGGTCAAGAAGGGTATCCTCAACTGGACTCGAATCCAAGACTAAGATTCGGGAAAGAGTATTCTATCTCAACTAAACGAGCGCGGTCCCATGGGGCCGCGCTTGTTTTATGAACAAAACATTTTTCTACTTTATTGACTATGAATAACGCAACGCCTGACTTTAATTCGCAACATTTTGAAGTTGCCGGTTTTATTCGCGAAGTGTTCGGCTATATGGAACGCTTCAAGGGCCAGCTGTTTGTGCTGAAAATCGAGGATGACCTGATGAGTCACCCCCTTTTCCCGGTGCTTATGCGCGACATTGCGCTTTTGCACAAGGCGGGTATCCGCATTATTATCGTGCCGGGTACGCGTAACAGCATCGATGCCCAGCTCAAGGCGTGGGAACTGGAATCCACGTTCCATGCCGGCGTGCGTCTTACCAGCGAAGAGGCCTTGCCCCACATCGAGCAGGCTTCTCTCGGCGTTGCACAGCATATCATGAGCCATCTTACGGCAAGCGGCCTGAGGGGCATTCAGGGTAACTGGGTGCTGGCTCGTAGCATGGGCGTTATCGACGGTGTCGACTACATGCGCACCGGCCGTATCGAACGTATCCAGCGCGATATCCTGGAACAGCTTTTGGAAGAAAAGTTCGTGCCGATTATTCCGCCGATTGGCTGGAACAAGCTCGGACACGCCTACAATATCAGTTCTACTGAATTGGCGACCGAACTTTGCAAATATATGAAGGTGGGTAAGCTCTTCTTCATCGGTAACCAGAACGGTATCAAGCTCGAAGGCCTTGTGACCGGCCGGAACACCAAGTACCTGGAACCCACGGATTCGGGCGTTATTTCGGCTATGGACGTGGACCAGGCCAAGGAACTGTTGGAACTCAATTCCGACCAGCTTGACTTTGCGCAGATGGATTACCTGATGAATGCCATTCGGGCGTGCGAAGCGGGAGCGAACCGTGTTCACTTGCTGAGCGGTGAATTCCAGGGCAGCGTGCTGCAAGAAGTATTCAGCGCCCGCGGTGACGGTACCATGGTGTACGCCAACCAGTACTCCAGTATCAGGCCCGCGAACATCGAAGATATTCCCGATATCCTGCGCATTATGCAGGACTACATCGACAAGGGATTCTTGGTGCCGCGTACCCAGGAAAGCATTTCCGAAAAGCTCAAGGATTACGTTGTCTACAGCATTGACAACAGCATTCACGGCTGTGGCGCCTTGCACGAATTCGAAGACGGTATGGCCGAAGTCGCCGGCATTGCAGTGGGCGCGAATTACCGCAAGTCGGGCATTGGCGACGCCATCGTGCGCCACTTGATTTCTGTCGGCCGCATGAAGGGCTACAAGAAGTTGTTCTTGCTGACGACGCAGGCGCTCGATTGGTTCTACCACTTCGGATTCGAAGATGGTACGGTCAGCGATTTGCCCAAGAGCAAGCGCGAACATTACAACCAGAAACGGAAATCCCGTATCTTGATTCTTCCGCTGGAGAAATAATGAATACTCTTGAAGCTATCAAGACTCGTCGTAGTACCCGCAAGTTCAAGGCGCAGCCAGTGGAACTTGAAAAGTTGCAGACCATCGTGGATGCGGGCCGTTTCGGCCCCACCGGCGGTAATGCGCAGACTAACCATTTCTTCGTGATTTCGGATGCGGCGGTGATTGCAAAGCTCAAGGAACTCGTACAGTCCGCCTTTGCCGCGATGGAACTCCGCGAAGACCTTTACAAGAGTCTCAAGAATTCCATTACGCTTGCCCGTAAGGGCAACTATTCCTTCTGCTATACCGCACCCGTGCTTATCGTGGTCGCAAACAAGAAGGAATACGGCAACAATATGGCCGATGTCGCCTGCGCCGTCGAAAACATGATGCTTGCGGCGAACGAACTCGATCTCGGCAGTTGCTACATCAATCAGCTCAAGTGGCTGAATGAAGACCCGACTTTGCTCGAATACCTGCGCTCCCTCGGCCTTAAGGAAGACGAACGCGTGTACGCTTCCGTCGCCATTGGCTATGCCGATACCGAAAGCGGCCTCCCGAACCGTACGGAATCCCCGCGCATCGGAAACGAAGTCGTATTTGTGTAAACATCCTTTTGGTTAGGACATTTTCTAGTTAGGATATTTTGTCCATACGGAATGCGTCTTGAATGATTCAAGGCGCTTTTTTGTGATGTATATTTTAGCTGGGTTGTTTAAATAAGGGTTGCATGCGCTTCCCTAAAGGGTTGTTTATGCTTAAAAGCATTCTCAGGACTGCGGCAGTGGCCGCTTCCATTTCCGGGGTTTCGTTCTCGTTCGCCGAGACGCTCCCTACTGCAAATCAAATTTTCGAGAAGATGGGTTTCGGCATCAACATCGGTAATACGATGGAAGTGCCGGGGAATCCGACCGGTTGGGGCAACAAGTTCCCGACCGAAGCCTATATCGATTCGGTCAAGGCGGCGGGCTTTAGCACTATTCGCATTCCGTGCGCTTGGGATAGTCATGCGACAAACGGCGTAATTAACGAAAGTTGGATGGATTCGGTGCAGACGGTCGTGGACATGTGCATGCGCGCAGGACTAGTGACCGTCTTGAATATTCACTGGGATGGCGGCTGGCTCGAGGGCAACTTGAGCGACGACAAGAAAGACGAAGTGAATGCAAAGCAGAAGGCTTACTGGACGCAGATTGCAAACCGCTTCAAGAACTATAACGAGCGCCTGCTTTTCGCGAGTGCGAACGAGCCTGCGACTACCGATGACAATTACAAGCACGAAACCGAAATTCTCATGACATACCACCAGACCTTTGTGGATGCCGTGCGCGCCACCGGTGGCAACAATGCAAGCCGTACGCTCGTGATTCAAGGACCGTCGACAAGCGTGGACCGCACTTGCGAAGTCATGCCTGTTTCTAAACTGCCGAAGGACGTGATTGCGGACCGCCTGATGGTCGAGGTGCATTACTACGATCCGTACACTTACACGCTCATGAACGAGCCTGCCGATTGGGGCGCAATCGTGCAACCGCAGTATTACTGGGGTACAGAAGACTTGGCGACTGGCGATGACATCGTACACAACTGCGGCTATAATGCTTGGGCAAATGCCATGGGCGATCCCTGTACAGGCGACCGCATGGACGACCAGTTCGGCAAAATGAAGACGAACTTTGTCGACAAGGGAGTTCCTGTCTTAATCGGCGAATTCGGCGCGAACGACCGCGTGGGAGTTCTGACGGGCGACAAGTATGCCAAGCATCGCAAGGGGCGCCTTGCGTATTATGACTACTTGATGAAATCTGCCTTCAAGCACAAGGTGGTGCCTGTCGCCTGGGATACGGGCCACGAGGGCGAAAACAATATGACGATTATCCGCAGGCAATCGGAACCCGACGGCTCCGTGTTCGATCTGGAAGTTCTGAACATCATGCGTCACGCTTATGGGCTTGCCGATTACGTGAATAACGGAATCACGCATGTCGAAGACTTTGCCAGTCCGACAAAGATTGCTGCGGCGAAGTCGCAGGCCGCAAATTTGGGCCAAATTGTCCGTGTGGGTAATCGTCTCGAAGCGAACGGTAGTATTACTTTGTTTGACATGAACGGTGCGTTGGTGCGCCGCGCTGCCAATAACCTCTCGCTTGAAGGCCTTCCGCTTGGCATCTATTTTGCTAAGTGCAAGGGTAACTTGACTAAGGTAAATCTTAGATAACATTATTTTGTAAAATTACGTTTAATGTCCAAGGAAAATCCAGGTTCCATGAGAATCTGGATTTTTTTGATATATATTCACTCTGTCACATTGAGTGATGAAGAGAAAAAATGTTTCGTTCTGTTTACGCAGTGTTAGGGTCCTTAATGCTGTTAGCCGCAGTGTCGGCTAACGCCTACACGATTAATTATAATCTGAACGGCGGCGTGAACAATCCTGAAAATCCCGAAAGCTATGACGAAGTCGCAGGCCGCTTCGACTTGAAAGATCCTTCTCGCGAAGGCTATTCTTTTTTGGGTTGGTATATTGAATTTTCCGAAGGCGTAGATGTTCCGCCCAACATGTACTACGGGGAATATCAAGATTATTCCATGTATGTACTGGCAAACTACCTCGGCAGCTTTAGCGTGTATGCCAGATGGGGACTCATTCCGCAGACTCCGCAACAAGATGAACGCGGCTGCTACCTGATCTATACGGCCGAAGAACTTTACGGCATTGCAACCGTTTCGATTGCCGATTCAACGGCGTTCTCCAAAAAAGACGATTATAAATTCGAAGGTTGCGTTTCTCTCCAGAACGATATCGTGGTGAACGAGAATCTTCTAGATTCCACCGGCAATTTGTCCAGGGAAGATTATGTGTGGTGGATTCCTTTGAAGTTCAAGGGAACCTTTGAAGGCAATGGCTACAAGATTTCTGGCTTGCGCGGCGGTGACGGATTCTTTGTAACTCTCGGCGACGAAAACGATGTGTGGGGCAAGAATGTCACGGTCGTAAGGAACCTGGGCGTTACGGATTCTTATTTCTCGGGCAGCGATGCTAGCGGAATTGTAGGCAAAGTCGTTGGCCTTGTCCAGATGACGAATGTCTATGCCGATGTCTCTATTCAAGGCTTGCGTTCTACGGTCGCAAGCAGCACTCCCGCAGCCGACAGCGTCCAGTTTGAAATTCACTACGTCTTGAACGGAGGCGAAAACAGCGAACTGAATCCGGCCAGCTATGTCAAGGGCGATTCTGCCATCGTTCTTGCCGACCCGCAAAAAGAAAACGACGAATTCGAAGGCTGGTTCTTGGACGAAGACTTTACGCAGAGAATCGATACCATCAAGACGGAACATTACGGCGATTGGACTCTCTATGCGAAATGGAAGAGCTACTTTGTCGTCGACATCGAAATGAACGGCGGCCAGTTCTATAACGGCACCGAATTCTACAAGCCCCATGTAGTCAAGTGGTCGGCGGATTCTGCGGCCTATGTGCTGGGGAAGGCTTACTGGTCCGGCTTTGAATTTGCGGGTTGGTATGCGGACTCGCTTTTGGAAGAAGAGATTACGGAAATCCCCGCCGGCAATACTGAAGACCTTACGGTTTATGCCAAGTGGAATACGACGGAATATACCATCACGTACCACATGAACGGTGGCGAAAATAACTTGGAAAACTTGACCGCGTTTAACGCAGCCGATGTCGGTTTTGAATACAAGACTCCTACTCGCGAAGGAGCGAAATTTTATCGCTGGACACCGGAAAAACTCAGCTACTATTCGGCGGTTCAGTTGACAGAGAAGAAAAGCGTCGATCTGTTTGCGGAATGGACTCCGGCTCCGCAGATGCCCGCACAAGATACAACGGGTTGCTACCATTTAAAGAACAAGGAAGAACTTTATTGGTTCGCGGGCCTTGTCAACGGCACCTTGGATAGCATCGAGCGCAATCCCAAGGCATGCGCCTCGCTCGACTCCGACATTGTCATCAACGAAAATATATGGCAGGATTCCGCGTTGAATCTCGACGACTCGCTGACCTATTTCGTGTGGGACGCCATCTGGGATTACGAAGGCGTGTTCTCGGGCAATGGCCATTCCATTACGGGCTTACTGGCGAACAGCAGCTGCGGTGACGAACACCTGTTCGCGGGAATGTTCTGCAACGTGAGCAATCACAAGAATGTCGTGAACGTCAAGGTCAATGGTTCCTATGTCCAGGAATTTGGCTACATTGACAACTTCGTCATTACCGGCGGTACCATGCCTGTGCAGCCGACGCACCAAGGCGAATGGCGCGCCGTGGTGGGTGGCAAGAGCGTGAGCCTGTTCGGACTTGCTCCGGGCAAGATGCTTTTCGTGTACGACTTGCAGGGCCGCCTGCTTCGCCGCGAAAGAACGGAACCCATGATGCTCATGGACTTTATGGATGCCGGCAAGTTCCTGATCCGCTACGGAAACGAAACTCGCGCTGTCACGATCCGCTAATTTTGCTATCTTTGGCCCCATGATGGATTTTAAGAAAATGGAAGACGGCTTCCGGATGATTCTGGAAGGCATGGGCGAAAACCCGAATCGCGAAGGTCTTATCGATACGCCCAAGCGTGTCGCCAAGATGTACGCCGAACTCATGACGGGCCTTTCGGGCGAGACACGTGCCGAAGACATTCTCAAGACTCGCTTTCACGAAAAGTACGATGAAATGATTATCGTGCCGGATATCGAGTTTGCAAGCATGTGCGAACACCATTTTCTTCCGTTCACGGGCAAGGCGCATGTGGCCTACATTCCGGGCGATTGCGTCGTTGGCCTTTCCAAGATTCCGCGCGTGGTAGAATTCTATGCTCGCTTCCCGCAGATTCAGGAACGCATGACGCGCCAGATTGCAGAACTCATCCAGAAGGAATTGAATCCGAAGGGCGTCGCGGTTGTTTTGGAAGCGTCTCACATGTGCATGACCATGCGCGGCGTCAAGAAGCCGGGTGCAACCATGGTGACCACACAGCTTTTGGGCCGATTCAAGACTGACGAAAAGACTCGCGCCGAATTCATGTCCAGGATTTACGCTCCTAGGTAAACGTTCTTTCAAAAAACGTGTTAATATTTTTCTGGTTTTAGTCCCCCGCTCTGGTCGGGGGCTTTTAATTTTTTTCAAAATAAGCTAAATGGGGTCGCCCGGCATGTGTAAGAATAACCTTATCCATTATGGATAAATTACATATAAATTAGAACGCGAAAATCTTGCTTTTTGAGCTAATTTCGCCATTTTTGGCTCCTTTTGACTATGGACTTATTGTCCATGGAAACTCGTTTCGGACTGTTTTTTTCGCTTGTTTTTCAAGGTATCTTTAGAATGGTGCTAAGGGAAAGGTATAAAAGGAGTCACAATGAAATCGAAATATTTCAAGAATTTGGCAAAGGGCCTGGTGGTTGCAGGCGCTGCCTTTGCTTTGGTCAACTGCGGCGATGCTGCGGATCAAGTCAATAACGCCGTTGCTGAAGCCCAGCAACAGTACCAGGATCAGCAACAGGGCGGTGGCTTGGCCACTGATCCGGCTACAAATCCCTCACAGACGGTGACTGACCCTGCACAACAGGGGACCGTTACTCCTGTGGATCCGGCAGACCCGAATGCGACTCCGACAGATCCGAATCAGGGTGTGACTGACCCCACTCTGCCTGCAGATTCTACGCAGACTGCTCAGCCCGCAGACACGACTGCCCAGGTGATTCCCCCCGAAGAACTTTGTTTGTCATCTAGCTTGCCCGATGCTTGTGGACCAGGAACGAATCCGCTTCCGACCAGCAGCGCAACAGTTGATCCCGTTGCAAGCAGTGCATCTGCAGAACCTGCTCAGTCCAGCTCCAGCGAAGCCGTAAAGCCGGCCTCCAGCTCTAGCGAAGCAGTCAAGCCCGCCTCCAGCTCTTCTAGCGAACAGGTTGTGTCTTCTTCTAGTGCAGCTCCCAAGGGCGTGTTCCTTGCCAGCGGTAAGGAAGAAGAAAAGGACCAATTGCAGGTCGAATACAAGACGGATACCGGTTGGGATCGCGGTGGCATTCTCGCTTACCCGAAACAGCTTTCTAACGACCAGAAGCACGCCGTCGTGGTGTGGGGCCCGGGTGGTGGTACTAAACCGGGTGCCTACGAAGGCATGATTCGCCGCCTCGCTTCTCACGGCTTTGTGGTGATTGCCCTAAAGGAATCTCCGGGTGATGCTTCTCAGGCTATCAAGGCGATTGACTGGATGGATCGGCAGAACAAGGATTCCAACAGCCCGCTTTACAACAAGCTTGATTTGAACACTGTCGGATGCTCCGGCCACTCCATGGGCGGCCTCGAATCCGAACAGGCCGTCATTAAGGACAAGCGCGTTCTTACCGCATTCCTGAACAACAGTGGCGACTGGAATGGCAACGGTGCGAACAAGGTTCCGACCGATCGCTCCATCGCAATCCTTTACGGCGAAGTTGGTATGGAAAAGGACAACGCCAAGAATGACTATAACAACCAGGGCGTTCGCGCTCCTGCCTGCCTTATCGAAATGAATGGCGGTCCGAGAAACAGTGAAGGTGGCTATGGCCACGGTTCCGGTTCTTGGGATGGCATGGCTGCAACGGTTGCTTGGATGCGCTGGCATCTCGGTGGCGAAACCGAACGCAAGGCCGACTTCGTTGGTTCCACTGGCAAGTATATTGATGGCAGCATCATCGGTAAGCAGGGCCATTGGAAAACCCAGTGCAAGAATTTCTAAGAAACTCCACACTCACTCCTTACACTCCGTCCGAATGGGCGGGGTGTTTTTTATTGACGAAGTCAATTCAAAACGCGGCGCCTCGGTCATGGGCAAGCGCGCTTGCCCGCGACTCTCGGCTTGGGTGTTTTTTTGTGGATTTCATCTTCGTTTATGCCGCAGAAATTAAAAGAATACACCTACATTTTTATTACGGGTTTGTCCGGTGGGCAAAACAAAGCTATCTTAATGCAGTAAACGGAGTTTAGTTCCATGAACGCAGCAATTTTGACGAATGAGTTCCCGCCGGAAATTTATGGCGGTGCAGGTATTCACGTAAAGTTCCTTACGCAGGAACTTGCAAAGCTTTGTCATGTGGAAGCACGTTGCTTTGGCGTGCAAGACGAAGACAAGGACAATATTCGCGCCATCGGTTTTTCTCGCAAGTTGGGTTTGAACCCGCACGATGATCGTTTCCAGAAGATTTTCAAGCCGCTCGACATTAACCTCCAGTGGGCGGCCGCTCTCAAGGATATCGACGTCATTCACTGTCATACATGGTACAGCCATTTTGGCGGCGTGCTCGCTAGCCGTCTTTTGCAGTGCCCGTTGATTCTCACGACGCATTCGCTTGAACCGCACCGTCCGTGGAAGGCCGAGCAGTTGGGCGATGGTGGCTACGCCATGAGCTGCTGGATTGAACGCACCGCTTACGAAGCGGCCGACGGCGTGATTGCCGTGAGCCAGGGCATGAAGCGTGACGTGATGAAACTCTACGGCGTTCCCGAAGACCGCGTGAAGGTGATTTACAACGGTATCGATCCGGACTTTTACGCTCCGACATTCAATGAAAGCATCCTCACCAAGTGGGGTGTCGATCCGAAGCGTCCGTATGTGTTGTTCGTGGGTCGCATTACGCGCCAGAAGGGCATTAGCCAGCTGATCCAGGCGATTCCGCAAATCGACAAGGGCGCCCAGGTGGTGCTCTGCGCCGGTGCTCCGGATACCATTGAACTTGCCGACGAATGCAAGGCTCTCATCGAAGAAGTCCAGAAGACTCGCGATGGCGTGGTCTGGATTCAGGAAGCCGTTCCGCACGAAGAACTCCGCGTGCTTTACAGCCATGCGACCGTGTTTGCAACACCTTCCCTCTACGAACCGTTCGGCATCA contains these protein-coding regions:
- a CDS encoding glycoside hydrolase family 5 protein, with the protein product MLKSILRTAAVAASISGVSFSFAETLPTANQIFEKMGFGINIGNTMEVPGNPTGWGNKFPTEAYIDSVKAAGFSTIRIPCAWDSHATNGVINESWMDSVQTVVDMCMRAGLVTVLNIHWDGGWLEGNLSDDKKDEVNAKQKAYWTQIANRFKNYNERLLFASANEPATTDDNYKHETEILMTYHQTFVDAVRATGGNNASRTLVIQGPSTSVDRTCEVMPVSKLPKDVIADRLMVEVHYYDPYTYTLMNEPADWGAIVQPQYYWGTEDLATGDDIVHNCGYNAWANAMGDPCTGDRMDDQFGKMKTNFVDKGVPVLIGEFGANDRVGVLTGDKYAKHRKGRLAYYDYLMKSAFKHKVVPVAWDTGHEGENNMTIIRRQSEPDGSVFDLEVLNIMRHAYGLADYVNNGITHVEDFASPTKIAAAKSQAANLGQIVRVGNRLEANGSITLFDMNGALVRRAANNLSLEGLPLGIYFAKCKGNLTKVNLR
- a CDS encoding alpha/beta hydrolase; amino-acid sequence: MKSKYFKNLAKGLVVAGAAFALVNCGDAADQVNNAVAEAQQQYQDQQQGGGLATDPATNPSQTVTDPAQQGTVTPVDPADPNATPTDPNQGVTDPTLPADSTQTAQPADTTAQVIPPEELCLSSSLPDACGPGTNPLPTSSATVDPVASSASAEPAQSSSSEAVKPASSSSEAVKPASSSSSEQVVSSSSAAPKGVFLASGKEEEKDQLQVEYKTDTGWDRGGILAYPKQLSNDQKHAVVVWGPGGGTKPGAYEGMIRRLASHGFVVIALKESPGDASQAIKAIDWMDRQNKDSNSPLYNKLDLNTVGCSGHSMGGLESEQAVIKDKRVLTAFLNNSGDWNGNGANKVPTDRSIAILYGEVGMEKDNAKNDYNNQGVRAPACLIEMNGGPRNSEGGYGHGSGSWDGMAATVAWMRWHLGGETERKADFVGSTGKYIDGSIIGKQGHWKTQCKNF
- the folE gene encoding GTP cyclohydrolase I FolE, with the protein product MMDFKKMEDGFRMILEGMGENPNREGLIDTPKRVAKMYAELMTGLSGETRAEDILKTRFHEKYDEMIIVPDIEFASMCEHHFLPFTGKAHVAYIPGDCVVGLSKIPRVVEFYARFPQIQERMTRQIAELIQKELNPKGVAVVLEASHMCMTMRGVKKPGATMVTTQLLGRFKTDEKTRAEFMSRIYAPR
- a CDS encoding InlB B-repeat-containing protein, with translation MLLAAVSANAYTINYNLNGGVNNPENPESYDEVAGRFDLKDPSREGYSFLGWYIEFSEGVDVPPNMYYGEYQDYSMYVLANYLGSFSVYARWGLIPQTPQQDERGCYLIYTAEELYGIATVSIADSTAFSKKDDYKFEGCVSLQNDIVVNENLLDSTGNLSREDYVWWIPLKFKGTFEGNGYKISGLRGGDGFFVTLGDENDVWGKNVTVVRNLGVTDSYFSGSDASGIVGKVVGLVQMTNVYADVSIQGLRSTVASSTPAADSVQFEIHYVLNGGENSELNPASYVKGDSAIVLADPQKENDEFEGWFLDEDFTQRIDTIKTEHYGDWTLYAKWKSYFVVDIEMNGGQFYNGTEFYKPHVVKWSADSAAYVLGKAYWSGFEFAGWYADSLLEEEITEIPAGNTEDLTVYAKWNTTEYTITYHMNGGENNLENLTAFNAADVGFEYKTPTREGAKFYRWTPEKLSYYSAVQLTEKKSVDLFAEWTPAPQMPAQDTTGCYHLKNKEELYWFAGLVNGTLDSIERNPKACASLDSDIVINENIWQDSALNLDDSLTYFVWDAIWDYEGVFSGNGHSITGLLANSSCGDEHLFAGMFCNVSNHKNVVNVKVNGSYVQEFGYIDNFVITGGTMPVQPTHQGEWRAVVGGKSVSLFGLAPGKMLFVYDLQGRLLRRERTEPMMLMDFMDAGKFLIRYGNETRAVTIR